The sequence GATCGTGATGATTCCCATAAAATGTAGGATCTTCATCACTTGGTAAGTAGGATCCAGCTCGAACCAACGGAACGCGAAGTTCGGAGAGTTCGGGTGAGCATGGTGGTTGTTTTGGTACAATTCTCCCATGATCAAAAAATCCACAGGTAATGTGTTCTTGGAGTTGTCCGGATTTTTTGCGTGGTTGCGGTAACCATACATATGTCCACACCAGTTCACGATTGCACCATGAGTTGGTCCCATTAGATAATGGATCGGTAATAGAGCATACAGCCAAACTGCGTCTGCAGGAACGAATGCCATATAGAAAAGAGTATAAGAAGTTCCGAAGAATAAACGAATATACCAAGAATCTGCAAAACGATCGAACCAAGGGATCTCAGGATAATTTCCTTTGAATTCCTTCTCCACTACTTCTTTGCGATCTAAAATGTTTTCGTATACGACTGCGGTGGTCCACATCATATCTAAAAACCCTTTAGAAGCTACAGGAGAATGAGGATCTTTTTCGGTGTCGCTGTAAGCATGATGTCTTCTGTGAAGAATTGCATATGCTCTTGGATTGAGGAAGGAAGATCCTTGCACAAGAAATGTAAAGAAATAGAAGAACTTTTCCCAGAAACGGTTCAGTTTGAACATCTGGTGAGCAGAATAACGATGTAAATAGAACGATTGAACGAAAGCGG comes from Leptospira johnsonii and encodes:
- a CDS encoding acyl-CoA desaturase, producing MAIILSFFAAHWILAAFVQSFYLHRYSAHQMFKLNRFWEKFFYFFTFLVQGSSFLNPRAYAILHRRHHAYSDTEKDPHSPVASKGFLDMMWTTAVVYENILDRKEVVEKEFKGNYPEIPWFDRFADSWYIRLFFGTSYTLFYMAFVPADAVWLYALLPIHYLMGPTHGAIVNWCGHMYGYRNHAKNPDNSKNTLPVDFLIMGELYQNNHHAHPNSPNFAFRWFELDPTYQVMKILHFMGIITIQRAVWTEKGRKELSGTAPSPLADVA